One genomic region from Mauremys reevesii isolate NIE-2019 linkage group 7, ASM1616193v1, whole genome shotgun sequence encodes:
- the RAD54L2 gene encoding helicase ARIP4 encodes MSDESISGSDPDLDPDLEQEDMEEEEEEDDEAMEEDNDGDDEEDLLDENDQPQEDVFSNDHVQHGDDGEWQRSTSTTSSQSERAERLLQNQHKSLASEDTKKKRAQKPSHMRRNIRKLLREDQLEAVTKAAQLEELERRKRLEQQRKDYPAAIPTVPLEFLPEEIVLRTAEATQLPPQVLAEEVICLDSTSSGSEDDTKGILHSIKDEVIELSSGEDEALQIVDSSDSANEGEDGDGTEESSGSHVNDAFNQSDSLGQVIVNINHPPNEEDIFLAPQLARAVKPHQIGGIRFLYDNLVESLERFKSSSGFGCILAHSMGLGKTIQVISFLDVLFRHTEAKTVLAIVPVNTLQNWLAEFNMWLPAPETLPADYNPKEIQPRFFKVHILNDEHKTTAARAKVVTDWVTDGGVLLMGYEMYRLLSLKKSFATGRKKKTKKQTGPVIIDLDEEDRQQELLKGIEKALSRPGPDVVICDEGHRIKNCHASTSQALKNIRSRRRVVLTGYPLQNNLIEYWCMVDFVRPDFLGTRQEFSNMFERPILNGQCIDSTPQDVRLMRYRSHVLHSLLEGFVQRRGHNVLKAQLPYKEEHVILVRLSKIQRALYTEFMNRFRDAGNSGWLGLNPLKAFCVCCKIWNHPDVLYEALQKENLANEQDLDVDDLGTAGTNSRCQPQGIKVKTETNALASPVGEATNSKFLQGIGFNPFQERANQVVTYEWAKDILCDYQMGVLENSPKMVLLFHLIEESVKHGDKILVFSQSLSTLSVIEEFLAKRPMPNPSGSDVQGVHNWVRNLNYYRLDGSTSASERERLINQFNDPSNSSVWLFLLSTRAGCLGVNLIGANRVVVFDASWNPCHDAQAVCRVYRYGQRKPCHIYRLVSDYTLEKKIYDRQVSKQGMSDRVVDDLNPVLNFTRREVENLLHFVEEESDPAQLALDSNKMKESVLQLACLKYPHLITKEPFQHESLLIDRKEHKLTKAEKKAAKKSYEEEKRASIPYTRPSYAQYYPASDQSLTSIPAFSQRNWRPVFKGEDKPVASVRPVQSTPIPMMPRHVPLGGVGSASGSNPAVNFPINYLQRAGVLVQKIVTTTDIVIPGTNTSTDVQARISAGESIHIIRGTKGTYIRTSDGRIFAIRTTGKPKGSEDRRTAASGSQGLSLESTSNGRHSASSPKLPNTEELTRPISPDSPEIISELQQYAEAAAARESRHNSPSTNTVHGRPARTDNAATLAARGAEQRLGLHCLAPSGSSALPATSQHADGHSVLDLRGNKRKSTSPSVPEEPARRQQKKRHLPTSVQSYEHGYPVSGGFTMPPVSLNHNLTHPFAPQAGNSLYMGTGSSYYQLPNLLPDPQLVFPVTTDPLLTAGTASSSAATSATASVPSFMLNPSMTGMLPSYSLPFTQSLLPEPRMFAPFPAPVLPSSLPRSMASAYPGYMSPHSGYPAGGLLRSQVPQFESQEASEVGCSSNDDEDKDDDVIEITGK; translated from the exons ACCAGCCCCAGGAAGATGTGTTCAGCAATGACCATGTTCAGCATGGGGACGATGGGGAATGGCAACGCTCTACTTCAACTACCTCATCTCAGAGCGAGCGGGCGGAGCGACTCTTGCAGAACCAGCACAAGAGCCTGGCCTCTGAGGACACCAAAAAGAAGAGGGCTCAGAAACCTTCTCACATGAGGAGGAACATAAG AAAGCTGCTGCGGGAGGATCAGCTTGAGGCTGTGACAAAAGCAGCCCAGCTGGAAGAGTTGGAGAGAAGGAAACGACTGGAGCAGCAGCGAAAGGATTATCCGGCAGCCATCCCCACTGTACCGCTAGAGTTCCTTCCAG AAGAAATAGTTTTAAGAACAGCGGAGGCCACTCAGCTTCCACCTCAGGTGCTAGCTGAGGAAGTGATCTGCTTGGATAGCACCAGCAGTGGCAGTGAAGATGACACGAAAGGCATACTACATAGCATTAAAGATG AAGTGATCGAATTGAGTTCAGGAGAGGATGAGGCCCTCCAGATTGTGGACAGCAGCGACTCTGCCAACGAGGGAGAAGATGGGGATGGTACTGaagagagcagtggctctcatgTGAATGACGCCTTCAATCAGTCGGATTCTCTGGGGCAGGTCATTGTCAACATCAACCATCCACCCAATGAAGAGGACATTTTCCTGGCTCCGCAGCTTGCACGGGCAGTAAAGCCTCACCAG ATTGGTGGGATCCGGTTCCTGTATGATAATCTGGTGGAATCCCTGGAGAGATTTAAAAGCAGCAGTGGGTTTGGGTGTATCTTGGCCCATAGCATGGGGCTGGGCAAGACCATCCAGGTCATCTCTTTCTTGGATGTACTTTTCCGGCACACGGAGGCAAAGACTGTCCTTGCCATTGTACCT gtAAACACTCTCCAGAACTGGCTGGCAGAATTCAACATGTGGCTCCCTGCACCTGAAACCCTCCCTGCTGACTATAACCCAAAAGAAATTCAGCCACGCTTCTTCAAAGTCCATATCCTGAATGATGAACACAA GACAACGGCTGCCCGTGCAAAGGTGGTGACTGACTGGGTGACAGATGGCGGGGTGCTGCTGATGGGCTATGAGATGTACCGTCTCCTCTCACTGAAGAAGTCCTTTGCCACTGGcaggaagaagaaaacaaagaaacaaactggcccggtcaTTATTGACTTAGATGAGGAGGACCGGCAACAGGAGCTTCTGAAAG GGATTGAGAAGGCTTTATCCCGCCCTGGCCCGGATGTAGTTATCTGTGATGAGGGACACCGGATAAAGAACTGCCATGCCAGCACATCCCAGGCCCTGAAGAACATCCGCTCCAGGCGGCGGGTGGTACTGACGGGCTACCCGCTCCAGAACAACCTGATTGAGTACTGGTGCATGGTAGACTTTGTCCGTCCTGACTTCTTGGGTACCCGGCAGGAGTTCAGCAACATGTTTGAGCGCCCCATCCTGAACGGGCAGTGTATTGACAGCACGCCGCAGGATGTCCGTCTCATGAGGTACCGCAGTCATGTCCTGCATAGTCTGCTGGAGGGGTTTGTGCAGAG GAGAGGCCATAACGTACTAAAGGCTCAGCTTCCCTATAAAGAAGAACATGTCATCCTGGTACGACTGTCAAAAATCCAACGGGCTCTCTACACAGAGTTCATGAACCGGTTCCGGGATGCAGGCAACAGTGGCTGGCTGGGATTGAACCCGCTCAAGGCTTTTTGTGTCTGTTGTAAG ATCTGGAATCACCCAGATGTGCTGTATGAGGCACTGCAAAAAGAGAATCTGGCAAATGAGCAGGATCTGGATGTGGATGACCTTGGCACAGCTGGAACTAATTCTCGCTGTCAGCCACAGGGAATAAAAGTCAAAACAGAGACTAATGCTTTGGCATCACCAGTTGGAGAAGCTACCAACAGCAAGTTCCTTCAGGGCATTGGCTTCAACCCCTTTCAGGAGAGAGCAAATCAAGTAGTTACTTACGAGTgg GCCAAGGACATCTTGTGTGATTACCAAATGGGAGTTTTGGAGAACTCGCCCAAGATGGTGTTACTGTTCCACCTGATTGAGGAAAGTGTGAAGCACGGAGACAAGATCTTGGTCTTCAG CCAGAGTCTGTCCACATTGTCTGTCATTGAGGAGTTCTTGGCCAAGAGACCAATGCCCAATCCTTCAGGCTCAGATGTGCAAGGCGTTCATAACTGGGTCCGAAATCTCAACTATTACA GACTGGATGGCAGCACTTCTGCCTCAGAAAGGGAACGATTGATTAACCAGTTCAATGACCCGAGCAACAGCTCTGTTTGGCTCTTCCTTTTGTCCACACG agCTGGGTGTTTGGGTGTCAACCTGATTGGCGCTAACAGAGTGGTGGTGTTTGATGCTTCTTGGAACCCATGCCATGACGCACAAGCAGTGTGCCGGGTGTACCGCTACGGACAAAGGAAGCCATGCCACATTTACCGACTGGTTTCGGATTACACCCTGGAGAAGAAAATCTATGACCGCCAGGTCTCCAAGCAGGGGATGTCAG ATCGTGTTGTGGATGATCTGAATCCAGTGCTGAACTTCACCCGGAGGGAGGTGGAGAACCTGCTGCACTTCGTAGAAGAGGAGTCAGATCCTGCCCAGCTGGCATTGGACTCAAACAAGATGAAGGAGTCTGTCTTACAGCTAGCCTGTCTCAAATACCCTCACCTTATCACCAAG GAGCCTTTCCAGCATGAGTCGCTGCTGATTGACCGGAAGGAGCACAAGCTGACCAAGGCAGAGAAGAAGGCAGCAAAGAAGAGCTATGAGGAAGAGAAGCGAGCATCCATCCCCTACACCCGTCCGTCCTATGCACAGTATTATCCAGCCAGTGACCAGAGCCTAACAAGCATCCCTGCCTTCAGTCAAAGGAATTG GCGACCAGTCTTCAAGGGTGAGGACAAGCCAGTGGCAAGTGTCCGCCCTGTTCAGTCCACCCCCATTCCTATGATGCCTCGGCATGTCCCGTTGGGTGGCGTGGGTTCGGCATCTGGTTCCAACCCTGCTGTCAACTTCCCCATCAACTATCTGCAGCGAGCTGGTGTCCTTGTTCAGAAGATTGTCACCACAACAG ATATTGTGATTCCAGGCACAAACACATCCACCGATGTGCAGGCGAGAATCAGTGCTGGTGAGAGCATCCACATAATTCGGGGGACTAAAG GGACGTACATCCGCACCAGCGATGGGCGGATTTTTGCTATCCGGACCACTGGAAAGCCGAAGGGCAGTGAAGACCGTCGAACAGCTGCCTCAG GCTCTCAGGGTCTGTCTCTGGAATCCACAAGCAATGGCAGACACAGTGCCTCATCGCCTAAGCTCCCTAACACAGAGGAGCTCACTCGGCCCATTTCCCCCGACAGCCCGGAGATCATCAGCGAGCTGCAGCAGTATGCCGAGGCAGCCGCTGCCCGGGAGTCTCGCCACAACTCCCCCAGCACTAACACTGTGCACGGACGTCCTGCCCGGACAGACAACGCGGCCACCTTAGCAGCCCGGGGAGCTGAGCAGCGATTGGGCCTCCATTGCTTAGCTCCGTCAGGTTCTTCAGCCCTGCCAGCCACCAGCCAACATGCCGATGGTCACTCAGTGCTGGACTTACGGGGCAACAAGCGCAAGTCGACCTCGCCCTCTGTCCCGGAGGAACCAGCCCGTCGGCAGCAGAAAAAGCGCCACCTGCCAACGTCTGTTCAGTCGTACGAACACGGGTACCCAGTCTCTGGTGGGTTCACCATGCCCCCTGTTTCTTTAAACCACAACCTAACCCATCCATTTGCCCCCCAAGCAGGAAACTCCTTGTACATGGGCACTGGCTCATCCTACTACCAGCTGCCCAATTTACtaccagaccctcagctggtgttcCCTGTGACTACTGACCCTCTGCTGACAGCCGGCACCGCCAGCTCCTCTGCTGCTACCTCAGCCACCGCCAGCGTCCCCTCGTTCATGCTAAACCCCTCTATGACGGGGATGCTGCCCAGCTACTCACTTCCCTTCACGCAGTCACTCCTGCCTGAGCCCAGGATGTTTGCTCCTTTCCCAGCCCCAGTTTTGCCTAGCAGCCTTCCCAGGAGCATGGCGTCTGCCTACCCTGGCTACATGTCCCCTCATTCGGGCTACCCAGCTGGGGGCCTCCTGCGGTCCCAGGTGCCTCAGTTTGAATCCCAGGAGGCCTCAGAGGTGGGATGCAGCTCCAATGATGACGAGGACAAAGACGACGATGTAATAGAGATCACAGGGAAATAA